The Sphingosinithalassobacter sp. CS137 genome includes a region encoding these proteins:
- a CDS encoding adenosine kinase has product MTSPAYDVVAIGNAIVDVIARVSDEFLEAEGLPSGSMRLIDADRAVELYGKMGPGQEVSGGAAANTLAGMTMLGSRTAFVGQVADDQLGAIYRHDLTSLGVKFDVPAREGEPPTGRCLILVAPDGERTMNTFLGASHYLPADAIDEDLIRSAGVLFLEGYMWDPPEPRAAMRRAIAVAREAGVKVALATCADFCVHMHRGDFRALIDEKLIDILFVNEEEAGILEQSDADAALETLAKDVPLVVMTRGPKGAVAVRGDERASVAAEPVDQVKDTTGAGDLFAAGFLHGHAKGEGLEECLRLGAICAGEVISHYGARPEADLKALAASKL; this is encoded by the coding sequence GTGACCAGCCCTGCCTATGACGTGGTGGCGATCGGCAATGCCATCGTCGACGTGATTGCCCGAGTGAGCGACGAATTCCTCGAGGCCGAAGGGCTGCCGTCGGGCTCGATGCGGCTGATCGACGCCGATCGCGCAGTCGAGCTTTATGGCAAGATGGGTCCGGGGCAGGAGGTTTCGGGCGGTGCGGCGGCGAACACGCTGGCCGGAATGACCATGCTCGGCTCGCGCACCGCGTTTGTCGGCCAGGTCGCCGACGATCAGCTCGGTGCGATCTATCGCCACGATCTCACGTCGCTCGGCGTGAAGTTCGACGTGCCCGCGCGCGAAGGCGAGCCGCCGACGGGCCGCTGCCTCATCCTCGTCGCGCCCGATGGCGAGCGCACGATGAACACCTTCCTCGGGGCCTCGCACTATCTGCCCGCGGATGCGATCGACGAGGATCTGATCCGCAGCGCGGGCGTGCTCTTCCTCGAAGGCTATATGTGGGATCCGCCCGAGCCGCGCGCGGCGATGCGCCGGGCGATTGCGGTGGCGCGCGAAGCAGGGGTGAAGGTCGCGTTGGCGACCTGCGCCGATTTCTGCGTCCACATGCATCGCGGCGATTTCCGCGCGCTGATCGACGAGAAGCTGATCGACATCCTCTTCGTCAACGAGGAAGAGGCGGGCATCCTCGAACAGTCGGACGCCGATGCGGCGCTCGAGACGCTGGCGAAGGACGTTCCGCTGGTGGTGATGACCCGCGGACCGAAGGGTGCCGTCGCGGTGCGCGGTGACGAGCGCGCGAGCGTCGCGGCCGAGCCGGTCGATCAGGTCAAGGACACGACCGGCGCAGGCGACCTGTTCGCCGCCGGCTTCCTCCATGGCCATGCGAAGGGCGAGGGGCTGGAGGAGTGTCTCCGGCTCGGCGCGATCTGCGCGGGCGAAGTCATCAGCCATTATGGCGCGCGCCCCGAAGCCGATCTCAAGGCGCTCGCCGCGTCGAAGCTCTGA
- a CDS encoding EI24 domain-containing protein produces the protein MFRSFYLSLRQLDDGPVVRVFLKSLAVTVIVLIAAGTGLYFGMHEGLPAFGRWLRGLGGEAADAGALEAALAWIGRLLQATGEDSAVANALTLILFLLAFWLLWRAIAIAVVGIFADEVVQAVEARHYPDQLRTARDMGLWRSIAMGLGSAGRAILVNILFSPVYVLFSPGAPFVFFGINAWLLGRDLGDMVAARHVPRKGLPDWRARTRVTRFVLGGLGTGLLLVPILNLAAPILGAAMATHLFHRGRRA, from the coding sequence ATGTTCCGGAGCTTCTATCTTTCGCTGCGCCAGCTCGACGACGGCCCGGTGGTGCGTGTGTTCCTGAAATCGCTGGCGGTGACGGTGATCGTGCTGATCGCCGCGGGCACCGGGCTCTATTTCGGCATGCACGAAGGGCTGCCCGCATTCGGCCGCTGGCTGCGCGGGCTGGGCGGCGAGGCGGCGGACGCAGGCGCACTCGAAGCCGCGCTCGCCTGGATCGGCCGGCTGCTCCAGGCGACCGGCGAGGACAGCGCGGTCGCCAATGCGCTCACGCTGATCCTGTTCCTGCTCGCTTTCTGGCTGTTGTGGCGCGCGATCGCGATCGCCGTGGTCGGCATCTTCGCCGACGAAGTGGTCCAGGCGGTCGAGGCACGCCACTATCCCGACCAGCTGCGCACCGCCCGCGACATGGGGCTGTGGCGCTCGATCGCGATGGGGCTCGGATCGGCGGGCCGGGCGATCCTGGTGAACATCCTGTTCTCGCCGGTCTATGTGCTGTTCAGCCCCGGCGCGCCGTTCGTCTTCTTCGGGATCAATGCCTGGCTGCTCGGCCGCGATCTGGGCGACATGGTCGCGGCGCGCCATGTGCCGCGCAAGGGCCTGCCGGACTGGCGGGCGCGCACGCGCGTCACCCGGTTCGTACTGGGCGGCCTCGGCACCGGACTGCTGCTGGTGCCGATCCTCAATCTCGCGGCGCCCATCCTCGGCGCCGCCATGGCCACCCATTTGTTTCATCGAGGGAGACGCGCGTGA
- the queG gene encoding tRNA epoxyqueuosine(34) reductase QueG, whose product MRQDKPFESAIREKAAELGFAAAGIARADAAPAAGVRLRQWLSEGMHGTMLWMESRAHHRESPAGLWPEVRSVIALGMSYAPAADPLALAEAGETGRISVYAQGGDYHDTVKKALKHLARWIVAEAPDADVKVFVDTAPVMEKPLAEAAGLGWQGKHTNLVSRSHGNWLFLGAIYTTLDLVPDTGGRDRCGSCDACQRACPTDAFPAPYRLDARRCISYLTIEHDGPIPGEFRQAIGNRIYGCDDCLAVCPWNKFAQAAAANRAFAPRAELAAPPLADLLALDDAEFRQVFSGSPIKRIGRDRMVRNCLIAAGNSDSPALVPPVMDLLDDPAPQVRGTAVWALGQLDPQRWQAERAARLAGEDDPAVRAEWLAAR is encoded by the coding sequence GTGCGACAAGACAAGCCATTCGAATCGGCGATCCGGGAGAAAGCGGCCGAGCTGGGGTTTGCCGCCGCCGGGATCGCGCGCGCCGACGCGGCGCCGGCCGCGGGCGTGCGGCTGCGCCAGTGGCTGAGCGAAGGCATGCACGGCACGATGCTCTGGATGGAAAGCCGCGCGCACCATCGCGAGAGCCCGGCCGGGCTGTGGCCCGAGGTGCGCTCGGTGATCGCGCTCGGCATGAGCTATGCGCCCGCCGCCGATCCGCTGGCGCTGGCGGAGGCGGGGGAGACCGGGCGCATCTCGGTCTATGCCCAGGGTGGCGACTATCACGACACGGTGAAGAAGGCGCTGAAGCATCTTGCACGCTGGATCGTGGCGGAGGCGCCCGATGCCGACGTCAAGGTGTTCGTCGATACCGCGCCGGTGATGGAAAAGCCGCTCGCCGAAGCGGCCGGGCTCGGCTGGCAGGGCAAGCACACGAATCTCGTCAGCCGGTCGCACGGCAACTGGCTGTTCCTCGGCGCGATCTACACGACGCTCGATCTGGTGCCGGATACGGGCGGCCGCGACCGCTGCGGCAGCTGCGACGCCTGCCAGCGGGCGTGTCCCACCGATGCCTTTCCCGCGCCCTATCGGCTCGATGCCCGGCGCTGCATCTCCTATCTGACGATCGAGCATGACGGGCCGATCCCCGGCGAATTCCGGCAGGCGATCGGCAATCGCATCTACGGATGCGACGATTGTCTCGCGGTCTGCCCGTGGAACAAGTTCGCGCAAGCCGCTGCCGCGAATCGCGCCTTCGCGCCGCGCGCGGAGCTGGCGGCGCCGCCGCTCGCCGATCTGCTGGCACTCGACGATGCCGAGTTCCGCCAGGTTTTCTCCGGTTCGCCGATCAAGCGGATCGGGCGCGACCGAATGGTGCGCAACTGCCTGATCGCGGCGGGCAACAGCGATTCGCCGGCGCTGGTGCCGCCGGTGATGGACCTGCTCGACGATCCGGCGCCGCAGGTGCGCGGAACGGCGGTCTGGGCGTTGGGCCAGCTCGATCCGCAGCGCTGGCAGGCGGAGCGGGCGGCGCGGCTCGCGGGTGAGGACGACCCGGCGGTGCGCGCCGAGTGGCTTGCGGCTCGCTAG
- a CDS encoding ABC transporter ATP-binding protein — MEAREDGFLSTEPAVSATGLVKRFGGRTVVDGIDVFVPKGLIYGFLGPNGAGKTTTLRMLLGIIEPDEGERMLLGRDRPREASDEVGYLPEERGLYPSMRAKDAIAFMGALRGLKWSTGRRRAEELMEQAGLGHAADEKIRKLSKGMAQLVQLLGSVVHHPPLLVLDEPFSGLDPVNQERLEKLILAERDRGATILFSTHVMAHAERLCDRLAIIAGGKVRFEGTVDDARAQLPMRAHYTPHREDTEIRALLPADAEHSAGSWHFTLPAEGIEPLLVKLIDRGYGISGLSIERPGLHDAFVRIVGEKALEDMA, encoded by the coding sequence ATGGAGGCAAGGGAGGATGGGTTCTTGAGTACCGAACCGGCCGTGAGCGCCACTGGCCTCGTCAAGCGCTTCGGCGGCCGCACGGTGGTCGACGGAATCGACGTCTTCGTTCCCAAGGGACTGATCTACGGCTTTCTCGGCCCGAACGGGGCGGGCAAGACGACGACGCTGCGCATGCTGCTCGGCATCATCGAGCCCGACGAGGGCGAGCGCATGTTGCTCGGACGCGATCGGCCGCGCGAGGCGAGCGACGAGGTCGGCTATCTGCCCGAGGAACGCGGGCTCTATCCCAGCATGCGCGCCAAGGATGCGATCGCGTTCATGGGCGCGCTGCGCGGGCTGAAATGGTCGACCGGGCGGCGGCGCGCCGAGGAGCTGATGGAACAGGCCGGGCTGGGCCACGCCGCGGACGAGAAGATCCGCAAGCTCTCCAAGGGCATGGCGCAGCTCGTTCAGCTGCTCGGATCGGTGGTGCATCACCCGCCGCTGCTCGTGCTCGACGAGCCGTTTTCGGGGCTCGACCCGGTCAATCAGGAGCGGCTCGAGAAGCTGATCCTCGCCGAGCGCGACCGCGGGGCGACGATCCTGTTCTCGACGCACGTCATGGCGCATGCCGAGCGATTGTGCGACCGGCTGGCGATCATCGCGGGCGGCAAGGTCCGCTTCGAAGGCACGGTGGACGACGCGCGCGCCCAACTGCCGATGCGGGCGCATTATACGCCGCACCGCGAGGACACCGAGATTCGCGCGCTGCTGCCGGCCGATGCCGAGCACAGCGCGGGAAGCTGGCACTTCACCCTGCCCGCGGAAGGCATCGAGCCGCTGCTCGTGAAGCTGATCGATCGCGGCTACGGCATTTCCGGCCTGTCGATCGAACGCCCCGGGCTGCACGACGCCTTCGTCCGCATCGTCGGCGAAAAGGCGCTGGAGGACATGGCATGA
- a CDS encoding ABC transporter permease, which produces MNLTRHLRQTLTVARRDFVATVFTPTFLIFLFAPLIMASFGAIGGLGAATMADRGGDSARIVIIADAGQAPAIAAADRQLRALFSPTDEDRPPRLRIDSPEADPARQARQLFESSTVDIDAVLYGSLEAPEILYGPRAKRTAEYLEQLAELTLRAQRIGSADPLSAATKTPVERQQTSIAGQSQVAFLSVLALFFVTLMLSGQAVGTMAEERSNKVIEVLAAAVPLESVFLGKLIGMFGVALLFLAFWGTLLANLTAFIPPDFERALSDVGPAVGFPAFPLLFMVYFALAYMLLGAVFLSIGAQASTQRELQMMSLPITIVQMAMFGLAAAGAAAPDSVVATIAEVFPFSSPFAMIGRAANSPELWRHWLAIAWQLLWVTLCVSIGARWFRRGVLKSGPGRRRKRRRRESAVDISVS; this is translated from the coding sequence ATGAACCTCACCCGCCACCTGCGCCAGACGCTGACGGTCGCGCGCCGCGACTTCGTGGCGACGGTGTTCACGCCCACCTTCCTCATCTTCCTGTTCGCGCCGCTCATCATGGCGAGCTTCGGGGCGATCGGCGGCCTGGGCGCGGCGACCATGGCCGATCGCGGCGGCGACAGCGCACGCATCGTCATCATCGCCGATGCCGGCCAGGCACCGGCAATCGCGGCCGCCGACCGGCAGCTGCGCGCGCTCTTCTCGCCGACCGACGAGGACCGGCCGCCACGGCTGCGGATCGACTCGCCTGAGGCCGATCCGGCGCGCCAAGCCCGGCAACTGTTCGAATCGAGCACCGTCGACATCGACGCGGTGCTCTATGGTTCGCTCGAGGCGCCCGAGATCCTCTACGGCCCGCGCGCGAAGCGCACCGCCGAATATCTCGAGCAGCTCGCCGAGCTGACGCTGCGGGCACAGCGAATCGGATCGGCCGACCCGCTGAGCGCCGCCACCAAGACGCCGGTCGAACGCCAGCAAACCTCGATCGCCGGGCAGAGCCAGGTCGCGTTCCTGAGCGTGCTCGCGCTGTTCTTCGTCACGCTCATGCTCTCGGGCCAGGCGGTCGGCACGATGGCCGAGGAGCGATCGAACAAAGTGATCGAAGTGCTCGCCGCCGCGGTGCCGCTGGAAAGCGTGTTCCTCGGCAAGCTGATCGGGATGTTCGGCGTGGCGCTGCTGTTCCTCGCCTTCTGGGGAACGCTGCTGGCGAACCTCACCGCCTTCATCCCGCCCGATTTCGAGCGTGCGCTTTCCGACGTGGGACCGGCGGTGGGCTTTCCGGCCTTTCCGTTGCTCTTCATGGTCTATTTCGCGCTCGCCTACATGCTGCTCGGCGCGGTGTTCCTCAGCATCGGCGCGCAGGCATCGACGCAGCGCGAGCTCCAGATGATGTCGCTGCCGATCACCATCGTTCAGATGGCGATGTTCGGCCTCGCCGCCGCGGGTGCCGCCGCGCCCGACAGCGTGGTCGCGACGATCGCCGAGGTGTTTCCATTCAGTTCGCCCTTCGCGATGATCGGGCGCGCAGCGAATTCACCCGAGCTCTGGCGGCACTGGCTGGCGATCGCCTGGCAGCTGCTGTGGGTGACGCTATGCGTCTCGATCGGCGCCCGCTGGTTCCGGCGCGGCGTGCTGAAATCGGGTCCGGGCAGGCGGCGCAAGCGGCGCAGACGCGAGAGCGCTGTTGACATTAGTGTTAGTTAG
- a CDS encoding cytochrome P450, producing MATLATDTNATPGTDPLDVSRGELYRDDTWHEPFRRLREEAPVYYCKDSLFGPYWSVSTYKPLMEVESLPDVYSSERGGMTIADWQEGDVRMPMFIAMDRPKHTAQRRTIAPAFTPSEMVRMTENIRTRTSEILDSLPTGETFDWVDTVSIELTTQMLAILFDFPWEDRRKLTFWSDWAGDIEIATNPEKKQERLMHLYECAAYFRNLWDSKIDKEPTPDLISMMIHSDAMKEMDDMEFLGNLILLIVGGNDTTRNSMTAYAYGLDQFPEERAKLEADPGLIQNATQELIRWQTPLSHMRRTATQDTELAGQQIREGDKVVMWYVSANRDESVFPNADRIIVDRENARRHLAFGHGIHRCVGARLAELQISVLLEEMAKRRLRVNVQGEPVRTMGCFVRGYRKLPVELSRY from the coding sequence ATGGCCACGCTTGCGACCGACACCAATGCCACGCCCGGGACCGATCCGCTCGACGTCTCGCGCGGCGAACTCTACCGCGACGACACCTGGCACGAGCCGTTTCGCCGGCTGCGTGAAGAGGCGCCGGTCTATTACTGCAAGGACAGCCTGTTCGGCCCCTATTGGTCGGTGTCGACCTACAAGCCGCTGATGGAAGTCGAATCGCTGCCCGACGTCTATTCGTCCGAACGCGGCGGCATGACGATCGCCGACTGGCAGGAAGGCGATGTGCGGATGCCGATGTTCATCGCGATGGACCGGCCCAAGCACACCGCCCAGCGGCGGACGATCGCACCGGCCTTCACGCCGAGCGAGATGGTGCGGATGACCGAGAACATCCGGACGCGGACGAGCGAGATCCTCGATTCGCTCCCCACCGGCGAGACGTTCGACTGGGTCGATACCGTCTCGATCGAGCTGACGACGCAGATGCTGGCGATCCTGTTTGATTTTCCCTGGGAGGACCGGCGCAAGCTGACCTTCTGGTCCGACTGGGCGGGCGACATCGAGATCGCGACCAATCCCGAGAAGAAGCAGGAACGGCTGATGCACCTCTATGAGTGCGCCGCCTATTTCCGGAACCTCTGGGATTCGAAGATCGACAAGGAGCCCACGCCCGACCTCATCTCGATGATGATCCACTCCGACGCGATGAAGGAGATGGACGACATGGAGTTCCTGGGAAACCTCATCCTGCTGATCGTCGGCGGCAACGACACGACCCGCAACTCGATGACCGCCTATGCCTATGGTCTCGATCAGTTCCCCGAGGAGCGGGCGAAGCTGGAGGCCGATCCCGGCCTGATCCAGAACGCGACGCAGGAACTGATCCGCTGGCAGACGCCGCTGTCGCACATGCGCCGCACGGCGACGCAGGACACCGAGCTGGCCGGCCAGCAGATCCGCGAGGGCGACAAGGTGGTGATGTGGTACGTCTCGGCGAACCGCGACGAGAGCGTCTTCCCCAACGCCGACCGGATCATCGTCGATCGTGAGAATGCACGGCGGCACCTGGCGTTCGGCCACGGCATCCATCGCTGCGTCGGCGCGCGGCTGGCGGAGCTTCAGATCAGCGTGCTGCTCGAGGAAATGGCGAAGCGGCGGCTGCGAGTGAATGTGCAGGGCGAGCCGGTGCGTACGATGGGATGCTTCGTGCGCGGCTATCGCAAGCTTCCGGTCGAGCTCAGCCGCTACTGA
- the msrB gene encoding peptide-methionine (R)-S-oxide reductase MsrB, with the protein MAGLGGVAAWLGWPRDDAQAQSHRFDVNLSEAEWRRRLTPQEFRILRQGGTERAFTSPLNNEKRAGTFLCAGCDLPLFSSQTKFESGTGWPSFYRPLDNAVVTERDRSLGMVRTEVLCRRCGGHLGHVFDDGPPPTGKRYCMNGAALDFRPRG; encoded by the coding sequence ATGGCAGGTCTGGGCGGCGTCGCCGCCTGGCTCGGCTGGCCGCGCGACGACGCGCAGGCGCAGAGCCATCGTTTCGACGTGAACCTCAGCGAAGCCGAATGGCGCCGCCGGCTCACGCCGCAGGAATTCCGCATCCTGCGCCAGGGCGGCACCGAGCGCGCCTTCACCAGCCCGCTCAACAACGAGAAGCGCGCCGGCACCTTCCTGTGTGCGGGCTGCGACCTGCCGCTATTCTCCTCCCAGACCAAGTTCGAGAGCGGCACCGGATGGCCGAGCTTCTATCGGCCGCTCGACAATGCCGTCGTCACCGAGCGCGACCGCAGCCTTGGCATGGTGCGGACCGAAGTGCTGTGCCGCCGCTGCGGCGGACATCTGGGGCATGTGTTTGACGACGGACCGCCGCCGACCGGCAAGCGCTATTGCATGAACGGCGCGGCGCTCGACTTCCGCCCGCGCGGCTGA
- a CDS encoding CHAP domain-containing protein: protein MNIRAFAARFALVAACSLMTVAPAHARFWQCAPFAREISGVAIYGNALTWWDQAAGRYERGSEPTVGAVMSFAPTSRMRLGHVAMVSAVVSDREVLLTHANWSRRGGVERDVRAVDVSDAGDWSRVRVWYAPIGDLGGSSYPINGFIYPESAAEPAMPAPWYDDLSRRMASVSPLVDRTLVD, encoded by the coding sequence ATGAACATCCGTGCATTCGCAGCGCGTTTCGCGCTGGTGGCCGCATGCAGCCTGATGACGGTGGCGCCGGCCCATGCCCGCTTCTGGCAGTGCGCGCCTTTCGCCCGCGAAATCTCCGGCGTCGCGATCTATGGCAATGCACTCACCTGGTGGGACCAGGCCGCCGGGCGGTACGAGCGCGGCAGCGAGCCCACGGTCGGCGCGGTAATGTCGTTCGCGCCGACGTCGCGGATGCGGCTCGGCCATGTCGCCATGGTCTCGGCCGTCGTCAGCGATCGCGAAGTGCTGCTGACCCATGCCAACTGGTCGCGCCGCGGCGGCGTCGAGCGCGACGTGCGCGCAGTGGACGTCTCGGATGCCGGCGACTGGAGCCGCGTGCGGGTCTGGTATGCTCCGATCGGCGATCTCGGCGGATCGTCCTACCCGATCAACGGCTTCATCTATCCGGAAAGCGCGGCCGAGCCGGCGATGCCCGCGCCGTGGTACGACGATCTCTCGCGGCGCATGGCGAGCGTCTCGCCGCTGGTCGATCGCACGCTGGTGGACTGA
- a CDS encoding extensin family protein has product MSALRRFLGAAIAFAVLLALGLALYAVVRKRPQDLPWTKLDLGQPVGAFTGRKLAGLTDDFARCRQLLDAAGVEYVPLEPAGSDQCRYEDAVRLGTGGARTIGFAPDRPGVSCPVAAALAMWEWNVLQPAARRHFGEPVEAIEHLGSYSCRRLYGRSTGDWSEHATADALDVAGFRLEDGTRISVLRDWEGEGPEAAFLREVRDGACDLFATVLSPDYNAAHRDHLHLDQAERGAMGWRACR; this is encoded by the coding sequence GTGAGCGCGCTCCGCCGCTTTCTCGGCGCGGCGATCGCCTTTGCCGTGCTGCTGGCGCTGGGGCTGGCGCTCTATGCCGTCGTCCGAAAGCGGCCGCAGGATCTGCCCTGGACCAAGCTCGACCTCGGGCAGCCGGTAGGCGCCTTCACCGGGCGCAAGCTCGCCGGGCTTACCGACGATTTCGCCCGCTGCCGCCAGCTGCTGGACGCGGCGGGAGTCGAATATGTCCCGCTCGAACCCGCGGGATCGGACCAGTGCCGATATGAGGATGCGGTGCGGCTTGGAACGGGCGGCGCGCGCACGATCGGCTTCGCTCCCGACCGGCCAGGCGTTTCCTGCCCCGTCGCCGCGGCGCTGGCGATGTGGGAGTGGAACGTGTTGCAGCCCGCCGCACGGCGGCACTTCGGCGAACCTGTCGAAGCGATCGAGCATCTGGGCAGCTATAGCTGCCGCCGCCTCTACGGGCGCAGCACCGGCGACTGGAGCGAGCATGCCACCGCCGATGCGCTCGACGTGGCGGGTTTCCGGCTGGAGGACGGCACGCGCATCTCGGTGCTGCGCGACTGGGAAGGAGAGGGGCCGGAGGCGGCGTTCCTGCGCGAAGTGCGCGACGGCGCGTGCGACCTGTTCGCTACGGTGCTGTCGCCCGACTATAACGCGGCGCACCGCGATCACCTGCATCTCGATCAGGCGGAGCGCGGCGCCATGGGCTGGCGCGCGTGCAGGTGA
- a CDS encoding NUDIX hydrolase, translating to MGSPSEIVPAATVVVIRETPGGAAPELLMVERARAMSFAGGALVFPGGRVDPADRVLATQWDGDADDLAARIAAVRESLEETGLAPGLSVAAERIAAMRAELAAGATFGELLRDHAATLDPHALVPFARWCPDHDRRVFDTYFYLARAPAEGPEPTPDATESVRVFWATARQVLAEADAGRARIIFPTRRNLERLATFGSFDEAAANARAHPVRTITPWVERRDDADHLCIPNDCGYPVTSEAIDRATRG from the coding sequence ATGGGCTCTCCGAGTGAAATCGTTCCAGCCGCGACCGTCGTGGTGATCCGCGAGACGCCGGGCGGCGCGGCGCCCGAGCTGCTGATGGTCGAGCGCGCCCGTGCCATGTCGTTCGCCGGCGGCGCATTGGTTTTTCCGGGCGGCCGGGTCGATCCCGCCGATCGCGTTCTGGCGACGCAGTGGGACGGCGATGCCGACGATCTCGCCGCGCGGATCGCCGCAGTGCGTGAATCGCTCGAGGAGACCGGGCTTGCGCCTGGCCTGTCCGTTGCCGCCGAACGGATCGCGGCCATGCGCGCCGAGCTGGCGGCGGGAGCGACGTTTGGCGAGCTGCTGCGCGATCACGCCGCGACGCTCGATCCGCATGCGCTGGTGCCGTTCGCACGCTGGTGCCCCGATCACGACCGGCGGGTGTTCGACACGTATTTCTATCTCGCGCGCGCGCCTGCGGAGGGGCCGGAGCCAACGCCCGACGCGACCGAATCGGTGCGCGTGTTCTGGGCGACCGCGCGGCAGGTTCTCGCGGAAGCCGACGCGGGGCGCGCCCGGATCATCTTTCCCACTCGGCGCAACCTCGAGCGGCTGGCGACGTTCGGTTCGTTCGACGAGGCTGCGGCCAATGCGCGCGCCCATCCCGTCCGCACGATCACACCCTGGGTGGAGCGCCGCGACGATGCCGACCATCTCTGCATCCCGAACGACTGCGGCTATCCGGTGACTTCGGAAGCGATCGATCGAGCGACACGCGGGTGA
- a CDS encoding MgtC/SapB family protein translates to MAPLPEIADVGTVEIALRLGSATGLGVLLGLDREVTGHSAGIRTHGIVALSSATIMLTALLLFAELRTTDAQPDPLRAIQGLAQAIGFIAAGLIFVRAGDVRNLTTAANIWLSAAVGIACGAGQWQVVTIAAVLGLTLLVALRIAKRHISWIEADDE, encoded by the coding sequence ATGGCCCCGCTCCCCGAAATCGCCGATGTCGGCACGGTTGAAATCGCCCTGCGGCTGGGTTCCGCGACCGGACTCGGCGTGCTGCTGGGGCTCGACCGCGAAGTGACGGGCCACTCGGCGGGGATTCGCACCCATGGAATCGTCGCGCTCAGCTCGGCGACGATCATGCTGACGGCGCTGCTGTTGTTCGCCGAGCTGCGCACGACCGACGCCCAGCCCGATCCGCTGCGCGCGATCCAGGGGCTCGCCCAGGCGATCGGCTTCATCGCGGCGGGGCTGATCTTCGTGCGCGCCGGCGACGTGCGAAACCTGACGACCGCTGCCAACATCTGGCTCTCGGCGGCGGTCGGGATCGCGTGCGGGGCGGGTCAGTGGCAGGTGGTGACAATCGCCGCGGTGCTGGGGCTGACCCTGCTGGTCGCGCTGCGCATCGCCAAGCGCCATATTTCGTGGATCGAAGCCGACGACGAGTGA
- a CDS encoding DUF2171 domain-containing protein codes for MDDRYYRNSPQSDYYGRRDPQDYTRDYGSGRDYTYSSARDYAAADRGRGAERGRERYGADYGDGDYYGGREPWTHGRGDRFRGTMNNGYRDEDFDRGYGSDRDTRGYGSNRDRMYGEDRRGDWGRDRSYRTQNRYDDRDRGFFDRAGDEVRSWFGDDDAERRREMDQRYDERHSRRDRWDNPYGREDGHYHQWRRQRIAELDRDYDEYRRENAERFHNEFASFRSERQTQRDSLSRVKEHMEVLGSDGQHVGTVDKVRGDRILLTKNDKDAGGHHHSIPSRWIESVDKDKVKIRKTADEAQSKWRDEERNMAFFRDDENDMSGDRNLNRAFSGTY; via the coding sequence ATGGACGACCGCTATTATCGCAACAGTCCCCAATCTGATTATTACGGCCGCAGAGACCCGCAAGACTATACCCGCGACTATGGATCGGGCCGAGACTATACCTACAGTAGCGCGCGCGACTATGCCGCGGCCGATCGTGGCCGGGGCGCGGAGCGCGGACGCGAACGCTATGGCGCCGACTACGGCGACGGCGATTATTATGGCGGCCGCGAGCCCTGGACGCACGGACGTGGCGACCGCTTCCGCGGCACGATGAACAATGGCTACCGCGACGAGGATTTCGACCGCGGCTATGGCTCCGATCGCGACACGCGCGGCTATGGCTCGAATCGCGACCGCATGTATGGCGAGGACCGCCGCGGCGACTGGGGACGCGACCGCAGCTATCGCACGCAGAACCGCTACGACGACCGCGATCGCGGTTTCTTCGATCGTGCGGGCGACGAAGTGCGCTCCTGGTTCGGAGACGACGATGCCGAGCGGCGCCGTGAAATGGATCAGCGCTACGACGAGCGGCACAGCCGCCGCGACCGCTGGGACAACCCCTATGGCCGCGAGGACGGGCATTATCATCAATGGCGCCGCCAGCGCATCGCCGAGCTCGACCGCGACTATGACGAATATCGGCGCGAGAACGCCGAACGGTTCCACAACGAGTTCGCCAGCTTCCGCTCCGAACGGCAGACCCAGCGCGATTCGCTGAGTCGGGTGAAGGAGCATATGGAAGTGCTCGGTTCCGACGGACAGCATGTCGGTACCGTCGACAAGGTCCGTGGCGACCGCATCCTGCTGACGAAGAACGACAAGGACGCGGGCGGCCATCATCATTCAATCCCCTCGCGCTGGATTGAATCGGTCGACAAGGACAAGGTGAAGATCCGCAAGACCGCCGACGAGGCGCAGTCGAAGTGGCGCGACGAGGAACGCAACATGGCGTTCTTCCGCGACGACGAAAACGACATGAGCGGCGACCGCAACCTCAACCGGGCCTTTTCGGGCACCTACTGA